One Brassica napus cultivar Da-Ae chromosome C2, Da-Ae, whole genome shotgun sequence DNA window includes the following coding sequences:
- the LOC111203333 gene encoding pentatricopeptide repeat-containing protein At2g02980, chloroplastic-like, with protein sequence MAISSPSLIPSFPHRETITNPLKPDTLNPPNPILLISKCTSLRELMQIHAYAIKSHVYNHKDHSFITKMINFCTESPTTSSMSYARHLFDAMPEPDIVSFNSIARGYSRSLNPIVSFALFVGVLEGGMSPDHYTFPSLLKACAAAKGLEEGRQLHCLSMKLGLDGDVFVCPTLINMYTECEDVDAARRVFDRIIEPCVVSYNAMITGYARRNRPNEALSLFREMQGKSLKVNEITLLSVLSSCSLLGSLGLGKWIHEYATKHGFCKYVKVNTALIDMFAKCGSLDDAVSLFEKMRHKDTPAWSAMIVAYANHGEAEKSMLMFERMRSESVQPDEITFLGLLNACSHRGLVEEGRKYFSRMVNEFKIVPSIKHYGSMVDLLGRAGRLDDAYRFIDTLHISPTPMLWRILLSSCSSHNDLKLAEKVSERIFEMDDSHGGDYVILSNLYARNKKWEDVDFLRKVMKDRRAVKIPGCSSIEVKNVVHEFFSGDGVKSNTHTKLHIALDEMVKELKVAGYVPDTSMVVHADMSDHEKEIAVRYHSEKLAIAFGVLNTPPGTTVRVVKNLRVCRDCHNAAKLISVVFGRRVVLRDVQRFHHFEDGKCSCGDFW encoded by the coding sequence ATGGCGATATCTTCACCTTCGTTAATACCATCATTCCCTCACAGAGAAACCATCACCAACCCTTTAAAACCCGACACTTTGAATCCACCAAACCCGATTCTTCTAATCTCCAAATGCACTTCCCTAAGAGAGCTGATGCAAATACACGCTTACGCCATCAAATCTCACGTCTACAACCACAAAGATCATTCCTTTATCACAAAGATGATAAATTTCTGCACCGAGTCCCCCACGACGTCTTCGATGTCGTACGCACGCCACCTGTTCGACGCAATGCCTGAACCAGACATCGTTAGTTTTAACTCCATTGCTCGTGGGTATTCTCGTTCGTTGAATCCTATTGTGTCTTTCGCTCTCTTTGTTGGCGTCTTGGAAGGTGGGATGTCACCTGATCACTACACGTTCCCGTCTCTTCTCAAAGCTTGCGCAGCTGCAAAAGGGCTTGAGGAAGGTAGACAGTTGCATTGTCTGTCCATGAAGCTAGGGCTTGATGGTGATGTTTTTGTTTGCCCTACGCTTATCAATATGTACACCGAGTGTGAAGATGTGGATGCTGCTAGACGCGTCTTTGATCGGATCATTGAACCGTGCGTTGTCTCTTACAACGCGATGATAACTGGCTACGCGAGAAGAAACAGACCGAACGAGGCGTTATCCTTGTTCCGTGAGATGCAAGGTAAGAGCTTGAAGGTGAATGAGATCACCCTTTTGAGTGTTCTGTCTTCTTGCTCGCTTTTGGGGTCGTTAGGTTTAGGGAAATGGATACATGAGTATGCGACGAAACACGGGTTCTGTAAGTATGTGAAAGTAAACACGGCTCTGATCGATATGTTTGCTAAATGCGGTAGCTTGGATGATGCTGTGTCTTTGTTCGAGAAGATGAGGCATAAGGATACACCAGCTTGGTCAGCGATGATTGTAGCTTACGCAAACCACGGGGAAGCGGAGAAGTCTATGTTGATGTTTGAGAGGATGAGATCTGAGAGTGTTCAGCCTGATGAGATCACGTTTCTCGGTCTGTTGAACGCTTGCAGCCACAGAGGCTTAGTTGAAGAAGGGCGTAAGTACTTCTCACGGATGGTTAACGAGTTCAAGATTGTTCCGAGCATTAAGCATTACGGTTCTATGGTGGATCTTCTTGGTAGAGCTGGACGTTTAGATGATGCGTATAGGTTCATTGATACACTCCATATTAGTCCAACACCGATGTTATGGAGGATACTCTTGTCTTCTTGTAGCAGCCACAACGATTTGAAGCTAGCTGAGAAGGTTAGCGAAAGGATCTTTGAGATGGATGACTCACACGGTGGTGATTACGTGATCTTATCAAACCTATACGCGAGAAACAAGAAATGGGAAGATGTAGATTTCTTAAGAAAGGTGATGAAAGATCGAAGAGCGGTGAAAATCCCAGGGTGCAGCTCCATAGAGGTGAAGAACGTGGTTCATGAGTTTTTCTCAGGGGATGGTGTGAAGTCTAATACACACACAAAGCTTCATATAGCATTAGATGAGATGGTGAAAGAGCTGAAGGTTGCAGGGTATGTTCCTGATACATCAATGGTGGTTCATGCGGATATGAGTGATCATGAGAAGGAGATTGCGGTTAGGTATCACAGCGAAAAGCTTGCGATTGCGTTTGGAGTGTTGAATACTCCTCCAGGGACGACGGTTCGGGTTGTGAAGAATCTGAGGGTTTGTAGAGATTGCCACAATGCAGCTAAGTTGATCTCTGTTGTGTTTGGTAGGAGAGTTGTTCTTAGAGATGTTCAGAGGTTTCATCATTTTGAAGATGGTAAGTGTTCCTGTGGTGATTTTTGGTGA